A stretch of DNA from Lysinibacillus sp. B2A1:
TGTTACAACTGGAGTTGCAATTTGAGGGCTATGGGGCTGAGATGGCACATACAGGAACGGATGGTTTACTGAAATACCGTGAGCAGCAATGGGATTTAATCTTATTGGATATTATGTTACCTGAAATGAGTGGCATGGATGTACTAAAGCGCATTCGTGCTACTGAATCACAGACGCCTGTTATCATGCTGACAGCTAAGAATGAGGTGGAAGATAAGGTCAAGGGTTTAGACCTGGGGGCAAATGACTATGTGACAAAACCATTTGAAATAGAGGAATTACTTGCTCGTATTCGGAGTGCTTTAAGATTTTCACAAAAAAGTCCCACCCAACAAGAACAAGCCACATTTGGCCAGTTATCCATTAATGAGCAAACACGAGAAGTTATCTATTATGGAATCAATATTGACTTAACACCTCGTGAATATGATCTTCTCCTATATTTACTAAAGCATTCAAAGCAGGTATTAACACGAGAGCAAATTTTACAGGCAGTTTGGGGCTATGATTATTATGGAGATACCAATGTAGTGGATGTTTATATTCGTTATGTTCGACAAAAGCTAGAAGCTGCTAACGATACACCTATAATTCAGACAGTTCGTGGTGTTGGCTATGTGCTGAAGGAGCACAAGCATGCGACTTAAAACAAAAATTCATTTGCTGACAACCCTGTTAATGCTTGTGATTTTAGTGGTAACGAACGGTGGTATTTATTTTTTATATGAGCAGCTTGCTTATAACACTGAAAATAAGCAGCTTCAAGCACGTGCTAACGAGCTTAGTTCAGCACTAAGCCAATTGAATGAGCAGACCAATTTGCAGCAAGTATTAAGAGCGTATATGCCAACGGATGGTGCTGTCTATATTTATGAAGGAGAGCAGTTAAAAACAAAGGTTCAGGCTACTCTTGAAATGTCAGATGCTCCTTCTATTAGCTATTCAATGCCCGCCATCTGGATGGATGGTACCGTTATACAAATTCAATTAAAGCAGTCAATGGAAGAGGTCGCGGCATCGTTGAGTTTGCTTAAGGTTATATTAATCATTGTCTCTATTGTTGCATCTATCCCAATCTTCTTAGCAAGTTTAGCTCTTGGTCGTTTAATTTTGCAGCCGTTGGAGCGTTTAAATAAAACAATGCTCAAAAGTGCGGCAACAGGAAGCTATGAAAAAATTGACCTCCCTGATAAAAGTGGAGATGAGTTAGCAAAAATTAATCATACCTTTAATATGATGATGGAAAAGCTTGAACAGCATTATCAAAAGCAGCAGCAATTTGTATCAAATGCTTCACATGAGTTAAAGACCCCCATTACTGTTATTGAAAGCTATGCAAAATTATTATTACGCAGAGGCTTTGATAATAAAGAGGTGGCACAAGAATCACTGCAGGCAATTGTCAATGAATCCTCTCGTATGCATGAAATGGTCTTGCAGTTACTTGAATTAGCGAAAAATAAAGAGCAGCTTGCTATACAATTCACACAGCTTGAGCTTTCTCCTTTGTTAAGGAAGGTTGCCTCACAAATGAAGCAGGCCTATCATCGATCCTTTATAGTTGATGCTGAAGTACCGCGTTATATATATAGTGATGAAAAATTGATAAAGCAGCTGCTCTTCATCTTACTTGATAATGCGCGCAAATATAGCGAGGGTGATGTTTATATACATGCAACAGAATCTACAAATCAGGTGATAATTACGATACAGGATAACGGAATTGGCATTCCAGCTGAGCATATTCCTCATTTATTTGAACGTTTTTATCGCGTGGCTGAGGATCGTAATCGAAAAACTGGCGGCTCAGGCTTAGGCCTTGCGATCGCACAAGAACTTGCGTTGCAATTGGGTATTATAATAGAGGTTGAAAGCAAACTTGGTCAGGGCTCAAGCTTTATGTTACGCGTGCCGAAGGAGGGACAGCAATGAAAAAGTGGCTCATCATTAGTGTCGTCTTCCTCATCATGGCAAGTATCATTTTACTGTTTATTCAATACCGTTTTTTTCAAGCAGAGCCCTATAGTGAAACAGGGGCCATTCAGCATATCGAAGCTATCTATAATGGGCAAGTAAAGCAAATTGAAAAGCGAGGAAATGATTATAAAATGGTATTTTCCCGTGATGGAGCAATTTATACAGTCTTGCTTGATGCCGCTTCAGGACAGATCAAAGAATTGGAATTAAAGGAAACTGAAAGAAAAGCGTTATTATCAGAAAAACAAATAAAGCAGCTTATGGCGAGTGCTTATGGGGAAGTTGAGAACATTAAATTAAATCATACTGTTTATACAGTACTGGTAGAAAATAAAGATACTCAAAAGGAGCTAACTATAGACGCTTATACTGGAAAGGTTTTAACGGAAAAAGATATACAGCCAGCCAAGCAAACAGAAGGTGGAGGAGTGCTTTCTGAGCAGCAGGCAGTTAAAATTGCCTTACAGCAACTAAATGGTGAGATAGATTCCGTTGATTATGAGGAGACAGAGGATGGTGGCTACTACCTTGTTGAAATTGAAACAAAGGACGAGGAAGCCGTGTTTCAAATACATGCAATCTCAGGAAAAGTGATGTCTGTCTCATGGGATGAAGATCATTAGGTGTTCTCATGAAATTCTAATGTTTCTCTTATTGTCCTATCATCTTAACTTGTTATGCTAAGGATAGTTAAGACAAAGGAGAGAGGAACATGAAGAAAATTATTTTAATTCCAGCATTTGTTGGTGTACTTGGTGTCGGAGCGGTAATTGGTTCTACAACTTTACTAACTGGTGATGCAGAAGAAAAAAAAGTGTTAACAATGCAGGAGATTGAGAAAAAAGCATTAGCTGTTGTTAACGGTACAGTTGCGGATATTGAGTTCGATCAAAACCGTTATCGTTCTATCTACGAGGTTGAGGTGCATACAGAGACGGAAGAATATGATTTAAAATTTGATGCTTTTACAGGGAAGCTATTAAAGCAAAAGAAAGAGCTTCGTGATTCGGATGATATGAATGACTACTCTACAACCTCTACTAACAAAACAGCAAAAATTACAAAAGAACAGGCTATTGAAAAGGCCTTAACAAAAGTAAAGGGAACAGTTACAAAAATAAAGCTCGATGATGGCATATATGAAATAGAAATTAAAAACGGACAATATGAATACGAAATTGATGTTGATTCTTCAACTGGGGACATTTTATGGTTCGAGCAGGATATTGAGGATTAATGTGCTTAGCTATCTTAAAAGTGGGAATATACTTTTAAGATAGCTTTTTTTGTCTAAATTCAATAATCAATTTGTTATTGCATGGCTAAAGAAGTTTATGTGTTTTACACGTCTTAATGAAAAATTTTCTGCTTTACTTTTTTAATCGACAGGCGTAATATGACATCATTATAAAAGTTTCAAATTTCTAAATCGCTGAAGCAACTAAACGCGGGGGACCCAATTTTTACGGATAACTTAGGTAATCCTTGGGGTGAATCTCTTCAATATGAAGGGTAGGGCTACTCAGGCCCGAATCCGACAGCTAACCTCGTAAGCGTTAAGAGCAGAAAAGTGGAGCTTGGCAGACGAATGAACGTCTACAAGTCTTATTTAGTGATGACTTGTGGACTTTTTTTATCCCATTTCTCGTTCTAGGGATGAAAAAAAGCCCCAATGTATAACACAATAACGATTATGCGAGGGCGTAATCGATTTAGAAATGCGAAACACACTCTATGAAACTAGAAGGTGTTTATTATGAAATCTTCCTTAAAACGTTATGTTATCGGTAAACCATTAAGATCCGACGCGTTAGGGGAACAGAAGCTAAGTAAAACAAAGGCACTTGCCATTCTTTCATCGGATGCTTTGTCATCAGTGGCATATGGTCCTGAGCAAATATTAATTGTACTTATGACGATAAGTACGGTTGCCTTTTGGTATTCACTACCGATTGCTGCTGGGGTAATTGTTTTACTGACAGCACTTATTTTTTCGTATCGTCAGGTGATTTTTGCTTATCCCCATGGTGGAGGAGCATATGTTGTGTCTCGGGAAAATTTAGGCATCAATGCTGGTCTTGTTGCGGGGGGATCATTACTTGTTGATTACATTTTAACAGTAGCTGTAAGTGTATCAGCTGGGACCGATGCGATTACTTCGGCATTCCCAAGTCTGCATTCATATAATGTCATAATTGCTGTGTTTTTTGTTATTTGTCTAACGATTTTAAACTTACGTGGTGTAACGGAATCGGCATCTGTTCTAGCATATCCCGTTTATTTGTTTGTAGTAGTTATGCTGGTGTTAATCGGAATAGGGATTTACAACGTCATTACTGGTCAGGTTCCCGCAGAGCTACATCCAAAGGTTGGGACACCAGTAGCTGGAATTAGTTTATTTATATTATTAAAGGCGTTTGCATCTGGAAGCTCTGCTTTGACTGGTGTTGAGGCCATTTCAAATGCCATACCTAATTTTAGAGATCCAGCACCAAGAAATGCCTCAAAGACATTATTAGCAATGGGGGCTATTTTAGCCATACTATTTATTGGTATTGTCAGCCTGGCTTATTTTTATGGAGTGGCTCCAAATGAAAAGGCAACAGTTGTTTCACAAATTGCAGAGGCAAGTGTTGGTAGGAATATTTTTTACTATATCGTTCAGGGAACAACAGCGATGATATTAGTGCTTGCGGCAAATACAGGATATTCAGCCTTTCCCTTACTCGCTGTTAATTTATCAAAGGATGGTTTTATCCCTCGAATATTCCAAATTCGTGGGGATCGCCTCGGCTATTCGAATGGTATTATGATGCTGGGCTTAGCAGCCATCGTGTTAATCATTTTATTTGATGGAATGACAGAGCATTTAATCCCACTCTATGCAGTTGGTGTGTTTATTCCATTTACTTTAGCACAGGCAGGGATGATGCGAAAATGGTGGCATGAAAAACCAAAAGGTTGGATACCAAAATTTACAATTAACACAATTGGCGCAATTATCTCTTTTATTGTTGCCATGATGTTTTTTGTGACGAAGTTGCCTCAGGTATGGCCAGTGTTTATCTTTTTACCAATCATTATTCTGATGTTTCATCGCATCAAGCATCATTATCAGGCAGTTGGTGAACAGCTCAGATTAGTAAATCAGGAGCATCCGATTATTGAGGGGAATGTTTTCATTGTACCTGTGGCTGGGATTACTAAGGTAGTGGAAAACACCTTACATTATGCACAGTCATTAAATGTAGATAAAATTATTGCCTTTTATGTTGCATTTGATCAGGCTGATGCAAAAGCCTTTGAGGAAAAATGGAAAGCCTGGCAACCAACTATTCGGCTTGTAACATATTACTCTCCATATAGAAGTATCACACAGCCGTTAATGAAATTTATAGATAAGGTTGAGCATCAATGTATGAAAACAGGGCATCAAGTAACAGTTGTGATTCCACAATTTTTACCGAAAAAAGGATGGCATCATATGTTACACAATCAATCGAGTCTTTTAATTCGCGCTTCTCTGTTATTTCACAAAAATGTCGTCATTATGACAGTACCTTTTCATTTATCAAAATAATGACTAGCAAGCTTGAAAGTTGTCTGATATAATCAGTACGTTGATTGTAAAACACGAACGTTTACAATTGAAAATTAGTAGAATACCAGTAAATTCCGAAAAATCAAACTTTATTCATAGTGTCATATAAGCACATACCGAATGAAGTATTGATTGAAAACGGAATAGCAATAAGAAAGTTTTTACAGTTTCATACCGTTTCACTCATATAATAGCGAGAATAGGGCTCGCGAGTTTCTACCGATTTACCGTAAATAAATCGACTATGGGTAGCAATGCTTTAGGAAACCTCATACAAGGTGATGATGTTTTCTATTCGTTTCGACGTTTAACGCTGAATGCTTTGCTCCACTCATAGATGAATGGAATCAAAGTATTCAGCGTTTTTTTATCTTCATTCAGCAAATGTTTTTTGTACCGAAAGCATAGCGGCAGCTACAATTACGCCAAGGCGAAATTGATCAATAGGAATGAGCGTTTTGTATTTTCTCCAATAATGGATGTTATCAGCTCATAATAAGTTATTACTATAAGAAAGAAGGACATAAAGGAAATGAAGTTACTACATGACAAAATTATGCAAGAAGGAAAAGTTTTATCTTCATCAGTATTAAAGGTAGATTCTTTTTTAAATCATCAAATCGACCCAATGCTAATGAAAGAAATTGGCCATGAATTTGCCAACCGCTTTTCTGACCAAGTTATTACAAAAATCTTAACGATTGAATCTTCAGGAATTGCACCATCAGTTATGTTAGGACTTGAAATCGGTGCTCCTGTAGTGTTTGCGCGTAAACGTAAATCGTTAACATTATCGGATAATCTTTATTCTTCAAAAGTACATTCATTTACAAAAAATGAAACAAATGATATTTCCGTATCACGTAATTTCTTAAATGAAGAGGATAATGTACTAATCGTTGATGACTTCTTAGCGAATGGAGAAGCAGTAAAAGGATTACTTGACATCGCAGCCCAAGCAGGTGCAAATGTGGTTGGTGTTGGTATTGTTATCGAAAAAGGCTTCCAAGATGGCGGGAAATTATTACGTGAACAAGGAGTTCGTGTAGAATCATTAGCAATTATTGACTCCCTAGAAGATGGCAACGTAACATTTGCTGCGGAGGCTCGCGCGTAATGAATACCTTTAAATCGACAACGCTAGCGATTCAACATTTACTTGCGATGTATGCAGGTGCCATCTTAGTACCACTCATTATCGGTGGCGCTATTGGCTTTGATTCAGCGCAAATGACATATCTAGTGGCGATTGACATTATGATGTGTGGGATCGCAACACTTTTACAAGTGTATTCAGGTAAGTTTATCGGTATTGGGTTACCAGTAGTACTAGGCTGTACGTTTACTGCGGTTAGTCCAATTATTGCAATCGGTACAAATCCTGAGCAGGGAATTACAGATATTTACGGTTCTATTATTGCTTCAGGTTTCATTGTTGTCATTATTGCTGGCTTCTTCGGAAAGCTAGTAAAATTCTTCCCACCAGTTGTTACAGGCTCTGTAGTATCGATTATTGGTATTTCTTTATTGCCAGTAGCATTGAACAATATGGCAGGTGGACAAGGGGCAGAGGATTTTGCATCTGGTGCTAATGTTGCTTTAGCTTTCATTACATTAGTTATTATTTTATTGGTTTATCGTTTCTCTACAGGCTTTGTACGTGCAATTTCTATTTTAATTGGTCTAGTTGCTGGGACAATCCTAGGCGCGTTTATGGGGATGGTCGACTTTAGTCCAGTTTCAGATGCTGATGTGTTACACATGGTTCAACCTTTCTACTTTGGCATGCCAACATTTAATGCATCTGCAATTGTCACTATGACACTTGTTGCGATGGTATCTCTAGTAGAATCATCAGGTGTTTATTTTGCACTAAGCGATATTTGTAACAAAAAAATCGATTCAAAGGATTTAGCGCGAGGCTATCGTTCAGAAGGTCTTGCCTCTGTGATTGGGGGTATTTTCAATGCCTTCCCTTATACAACTTTCTCACAAAACGTGGGACTTACACGTATGTCAGGCGTAAAAGACCGTAAAGTTATTTACATCACAGGTGGATTATTAGTAGCACTTGGTTTCCTACCAAAAATCGCAGCACTAACAACGATCATTCCAACACCAGTACTTGGTGCGGCAATGCTAGCGATGTTCGGTATGGTAATTACACAAGGTATGGGTATGCTTGTACCTGTTATGAATGAGTCAGCGGAAAATGCCATGATTGCTGCAATTGCAGTCAGCCTTGGTGTCGGTGTATCAGTTGTTCCTGGAATTTTTGATGCACTACCAGAAAGCGTTTCGATTCTGACGTCAAATGGTATCGTCTGTGGTTCTGTTACAGCGATTATCCTTAATATTTTATTCAACATGATTGGGCCTAAGCATAAGGAAGACCCGATGCATGGGTAGATATAACCTTCATATAAAATGCCACCTGCTTCTAGCTATTCTGAAGAAGCAGGCGGCATTTTTATATTATTTATTCAGAAACATTACTAGCATCACTTAAAGATAATGCTTTAGTTTCTGGAGCCCATGCAATTGACACGATGGTACCGATGACTAAAATACCTGTTAAACAAAGCATCGTATTTTGTACACCAAGGTTAGCCATACTCATCGGAAGCAGGAACGTACTTGCGGCAGAACCTAGACGACTAATTGCAGTTGCAAAGCCAACTCCTGAGGAACGAATGTCTGTTGGGAAACTTTCTGCAGGGAAAATCCCGACTAGATTACTCACCAGATAAAATGAATGTAAATAGAAAGAGTGCAATCATAAGAACCGTTAGATTACTTGGTAATACAGAAAAAAGAATTACTAAATCCCATGAATTTAGTCCATGTAGATGTTTAAAATGAAAAGAATAGGGAATTGCTAAATAAACTATAGGCTTGTTTATTAATAGAATGCAACTACTTAACTGAACATATAATTTATAGTGTATATCCATTACTTTTTGAAAGGTCTCTTACAAATGCAAAGTATAGTTCTGATTTTAATACTTCAATTGGTTTATGTACCTTTTTTAACGTTACGAACAATATTTTTGGTAAAAAATAT
This window harbors:
- a CDS encoding DNA-binding response regulator; translated protein: MTNRILIIEDEEKIARVLQLELQFEGYGAEMAHTGTDGLLKYREQQWDLILLDIMLPEMSGMDVLKRIRATESQTPVIMLTAKNEVEDKVKGLDLGANDYVTKPFEIEELLARIRSALRFSQKSPTQQEQATFGQLSINEQTREVIYYGINIDLTPREYDLLLYLLKHSKQVLTREQILQAVWGYDYYGDTNVVDVYIRYVRQKLEAANDTPIIQTVRGVGYVLKEHKHAT
- a CDS encoding sensor histidine kinase, translating into MRLKTKIHLLTTLLMLVILVVTNGGIYFLYEQLAYNTENKQLQARANELSSALSQLNEQTNLQQVLRAYMPTDGAVYIYEGEQLKTKVQATLEMSDAPSISYSMPAIWMDGTVIQIQLKQSMEEVAASLSLLKVILIIVSIVASIPIFLASLALGRLILQPLERLNKTMLKSAATGSYEKIDLPDKSGDELAKINHTFNMMMEKLEQHYQKQQQFVSNASHELKTPITVIESYAKLLLRRGFDNKEVAQESLQAIVNESSRMHEMVLQLLELAKNKEQLAIQFTQLELSPLLRKVASQMKQAYHRSFIVDAEVPRYIYSDEKLIKQLLFILLDNARKYSEGDVYIHATESTNQVIITIQDNGIGIPAEHIPHLFERFYRVAEDRNRKTGGSGLGLAIAQELALQLGIIIEVESKLGQGSSFMLRVPKEGQQ
- a CDS encoding amino acid permease — protein: MKSSLKRYVIGKPLRSDALGEQKLSKTKALAILSSDALSSVAYGPEQILIVLMTISTVAFWYSLPIAAGVIVLLTALIFSYRQVIFAYPHGGGAYVVSRENLGINAGLVAGGSLLVDYILTVAVSVSAGTDAITSAFPSLHSYNVIIAVFFVICLTILNLRGVTESASVLAYPVYLFVVVMLVLIGIGIYNVITGQVPAELHPKVGTPVAGISLFILLKAFASGSSALTGVEAISNAIPNFRDPAPRNASKTLLAMGAILAILFIGIVSLAYFYGVAPNEKATVVSQIAEASVGRNIFYYIVQGTTAMILVLAANTGYSAFPLLAVNLSKDGFIPRIFQIRGDRLGYSNGIMMLGLAAIVLIILFDGMTEHLIPLYAVGVFIPFTLAQAGMMRKWWHEKPKGWIPKFTINTIGAIISFIVAMMFFVTKLPQVWPVFIFLPIIILMFHRIKHHYQAVGEQLRLVNQEHPIIEGNVFIVPVAGITKVVENTLHYAQSLNVDKIIAFYVAFDQADAKAFEEKWKAWQPTIRLVTYYSPYRSITQPLMKFIDKVEHQCMKTGHQVTVVIPQFLPKKGWHHMLHNQSSLLIRASLLFHKNVVIMTVPFHLSK
- a CDS encoding xanthine phosphoribosyltransferase, translating into MKLLHDKIMQEGKVLSSSVLKVDSFLNHQIDPMLMKEIGHEFANRFSDQVITKILTIESSGIAPSVMLGLEIGAPVVFARKRKSLTLSDNLYSSKVHSFTKNETNDISVSRNFLNEEDNVLIVDDFLANGEAVKGLLDIAAQAGANVVGVGIVIEKGFQDGGKLLREQGVRVESLAIIDSLEDGNVTFAAEARA
- a CDS encoding xanthine permease: MNTFKSTTLAIQHLLAMYAGAILVPLIIGGAIGFDSAQMTYLVAIDIMMCGIATLLQVYSGKFIGIGLPVVLGCTFTAVSPIIAIGTNPEQGITDIYGSIIASGFIVVIIAGFFGKLVKFFPPVVTGSVVSIIGISLLPVALNNMAGGQGAEDFASGANVALAFITLVIILLVYRFSTGFVRAISILIGLVAGTILGAFMGMVDFSPVSDADVLHMVQPFYFGMPTFNASAIVTMTLVAMVSLVESSGVYFALSDICNKKIDSKDLARGYRSEGLASVIGGIFNAFPYTTFSQNVGLTRMSGVKDRKVIYITGGLLVALGFLPKIAALTTIIPTPVLGAAMLAMFGMVITQGMGMLVPVMNESAENAMIAAIAVSLGVGVSVVPGIFDALPESVSILTSNGIVCGSVTAIILNILFNMIGPKHKEDPMHG